Genomic segment of Deltaproteobacteria bacterium:
ACCAACGGTACCGGCACGCGCGAGCGGGTTTGCCGCTTTATCGGTGTGCCGGAATCAACCTCCTACCGCGATATGGTGCCGATCTTCAAAGATCGTTTCTCCCGACCGGTGAAGCCGGTCAACGTCGCCAGCGGTCCGATCAAAGAAAATATCTTGCGCGGCAAGGACATCGATCTCGATCAGATGCCGGTGCCGAAATGGAATCCCCTCGACGGCGGCCGCTATATCATGACCTCGGCAACGGTGGTCACGCGCGATCCCGACACCGGGGTGCTCAACGGCGGCACGTATCGCGGCATGATCACCGGTAAGAATACCATCGGTGTGTTGCTGGCGATGACGCAGGGTTGGGGCAAACATTTCAGCAAGTACAAAGCGCGTAATCAGGAGATGCCGGTGGCGGTTGTCATCGGCTGGGATCAGACTCTGTTTCTCGCCGCGTCGACGCCGGTCAATTACCCCGAATACGAGATGGCTGGTTCGCTGCGCGGCGCCCCGGTGGAGTTGGTGCAGTGCGAGTTGAGCGATCTACTCGTGCCTGCCAGCGCTGAGCTGGTGCTCGAAGGTTATGTGTCGCCGGATCCGAAAACCCACACCCTCGAAGGCCCGTTCAGCGAGTATCCGGGTTACTACGGCGGCAGCAAATCGCCCAAACACACGATTCGCGTCGAATCGATCAGCTATCGCAACGATCCGATTTTTCACGGTTGCTTAACCGGGGCGAGCCCAGGTCGGACTAACGAAGGGACGACCTGGACGCCGGCGACATTTTCGGCGATGGCCTGGCACTATCTGGAACAGGCTGGCGTGCCCAATATTACGGGAGTCTGGCGCGGCAAGTGGCCCGAGACCATGCGCGTGCAGATTCGTAAATCTCACCGCGGCCATGCCCAGCAAGTCGCCAACGCGCTGTGGGGTTGCCACCTCGGCAATTATGCCGCTAAGCACGTCATCGTCGTCGATGAAGATATCGACATTCACGACTGGGAAGCCATCGAGTGGGCGCTTTGCTATCGGGTTAACGCGGGGCTTGGCGATGTGTCGTTTTTCGCCGGTACCGGCGGCTCCATGCTCGATCCGAGCGTGCCATTGGAAGATCGCAATTCGGTGAAATATGGCCATGGCTCGTGGACGCGCATGTTGATCGATGCGACGATCAACTGGCAGCTCCAGCCCCAGGAGCAATACGGCGGCAACCGTTATCCGGCCGTCGGCACAGCCATCTCCGACCCCATGACCGAACGTATCAAGCGACGCTGGAAGGAATATGGATTCTAAGTTGCCGTCGATTCAGCCGTCACTCAGAGCGAAGAGCCCCTATGAGCGCTTCGTCAGCGGTGAAGGCGTGCCGGTGGTTACGGACTTTGGTGTTTCTTCGATCCTCGCAGTCAAGATGGCACCCTGGCGCCGCCTGGGTTGTGACGGGGCTTACTTCCTATTCTACGGCTCCGACGGCGTGCTCGGCTTGTGCGCAGGGAAAATTCCGCCCGGTGGCACGACGCTTCCCGAACGCCACCTCTACGAAAAAATGATCTACATGTTTCAAGGGGAGGGCGTCGCCGAGTTTCAACAACGCGATCAGGTGCCGCGCAGTATTCTCTGGCGCGCCGGCAGTTTGTTTTCGCCGCCGCTGAACACGCTGCATCGGCTGATGAATCAGTCGGATCAGCCGGCGTTGTTTCTAGCGGTGACAACCGCGCCGGTGGCGCTCGATCACTATCGCAACGAGCAATTTGTTTTTCACAACGAGTTTTCGTTCAACGAGCGCTTCGATGGCGACCTGGGCTATTTCGAATCGCGCGATGGCCGCTTTCTCGGCTTGAGCCAGCGTGAATGGGTCCACCAGTCCAACTTTATTCCCGACGTGCCGGCGCTGGCGCATCCCGGCGGCAGAAAGCGGCGCGTCAAGATCGCCCGGTTCGAGATGGCGAAGAATAGTTTGATCGGCCAACTGGTCGAGTGGCCGGTGGGACGCTATCGCAAGGCGCACTGCCGCAGCGGCGGCGTGGTGTTGGTGATTCTGCGCTCATCGGGGTATTCGCTCATGTGGCCGAGCCATCTGGGCACCCAGCCCTACAAGAATGGTTTGTCCGACCAAGTGGTGCGATTGGATTGGGCACCCGGCAGTGTTTTTAGCCCGCCGCCCAACTGGTTCCACCAACACTTCAACATCGGCGCGGAGCCGGCGCAGACCCTGGCTTTTTTTTGCGGCAGCGAAGAGTTTCCTCTCAGCCGGCGCAATGACGGCGCCAACGCCGTGGCCAATCCCGGGAGCTTGCATGAGCTTCATGGCGACGATCCATCGATCCGCCGCATGTATGAAGATGAGTTGGCCAAGAACGGTATCTTGCCAAAGCGTCGGACCGCCAACGCGATCGCCGAATAGCGCCAGCAAGCAGTGATTGACGAGTCGCGCCTTCCTCCGTATAACTGCGTAACAACGCAGGTACTTCATGAGTGAAAAATCCCAAGTCTTAGAACCCGCCGGCGTGTTGGAGCGGCCGGCGGTGCTCCGTTCGCGGTTCATTCACATGCCGCCGCCGTTGGTGATCGTGCTGATCGTGGTGGTGGGCTTCTTGGTGCTGACGCCGTTGTTCTTGATGATCCTCAATAGTTTTCAAACCGCCCGCCCCGGGCAGCCGATTATCTGGGGCATCGACGGTTGGATCAAAGCGTTTACCACGCCGGGCATCGTCAAGGCGATGACCAACACCGTGACGCTGGCGGTGACCCGGCAAGCGATTGCGCTCTTGATCGGCGCTTTCTTTGCCTGGCTGGTGGCGCGCACCGATATCCCAATGAAGGGCACGCTGGAGTTTCTTTTCTGGCTCTCGTTTTTCCTCCCGGCGCTGCCGGAAACCATGGGTTGGATTCTCCTGCTCGATCCTAAGTACGGTCTGCTCAATCAGGGCTTGATCAGCACCGGCTTGATCAGCCAGCCGATCTTCAACATCTATTCCTTTTGGGGCATCGTCTGGGCCCACATGGGCGGCTCGGTCAGCGTCAAAGTCATGCTGCTAGCGCCGGCGTTTCGCAATCTCGACGCGGTGCTGGAGGAGGCTTCGAAGATTTCCGGCGCCAGCGGTGCCCACACGTTTTTTCGTATTGTCATTCCGGTCATGATGCCGGCGATTCTGGTGACGACCATCTTAGGACTGATTCGCTCGTTGGAAGCTTTCGAGATCGAGCTTCTGCTCGGCACGCCGATTGGCTTGCAAGTCTACTCGACCAAGATCCATGAGTTAGTGACCTGGGAGCCGCCCCAGTTTGCTCCGGCCATGGCGCTCAGCACGGTGTTTTTAGGCGTGCTGCTGTTGATGGTTGCGCTGCAGCGTAAATACATTGGCAAACGCAGCTACGAAACGATTACCGGCCGTGGTTTTAGCATTCGTCCGACGCCGCTCGGTAAGTGGCGCTGGCCGGCGTTTTTTCTGGTGTTGTTCTTTGCGGTGTTCATTACGCTGGTGCCGACGACGTTGTTGGTCTTGGGCACGTTCATGAAGCTCTTCGGTTTTTTCAATATCGCCGAGCCCTGGACGCTGGATAATTGGCGCGCCACGTTGAGTGATCCCGTGTTGATGCGCTCGCTATGGAATACCTTGGCGATCGGTATCGGCTCCGGTCTTATCGGCGTGTTGTTTTTCTCGGTGATCGCTTACGTGGTGGTGAAAACCCGCTATGCCGGCCGCGGCCTGTTGGATTTTCTTTCCTGGCTGCCTTGGTCGGTGCCGGGCATTCTGCTCGGGGTGGCCTTGCTCTGGACCTTTTTGCAAACCAAAATCTTTCTGCCGATCTATGGCACGATCTACATTCTGATGAT
This window contains:
- a CDS encoding UbiD family decarboxylase codes for the protein MAFADLRDWIDDLDERRDLKRISAEVDWDEEIGAITREVSSHEGPALLFENIKGHENTFCHRLFTNGTGTRERVCRFIGVPESTSYRDMVPIFKDRFSRPVKPVNVASGPIKENILRGKDIDLDQMPVPKWNPLDGGRYIMTSATVVTRDPDTGVLNGGTYRGMITGKNTIGVLLAMTQGWGKHFSKYKARNQEMPVAVVIGWDQTLFLAASTPVNYPEYEMAGSLRGAPVELVQCELSDLLVPASAELVLEGYVSPDPKTHTLEGPFSEYPGYYGGSKSPKHTIRVESISYRNDPIFHGCLTGASPGRTNEGTTWTPATFSAMAWHYLEQAGVPNITGVWRGKWPETMRVQIRKSHRGHAQQVANALWGCHLGNYAAKHVIVVDEDIDIHDWEAIEWALCYRVNAGLGDVSFFAGTGGSMLDPSVPLEDRNSVKYGHGSWTRMLIDATINWQLQPQEQYGGNRYPAVGTAISDPMTERIKRRWKEYGF
- a CDS encoding iron ABC transporter permease, which encodes MSEKSQVLEPAGVLERPAVLRSRFIHMPPPLVIVLIVVVGFLVLTPLFLMILNSFQTARPGQPIIWGIDGWIKAFTTPGIVKAMTNTVTLAVTRQAIALLIGAFFAWLVARTDIPMKGTLEFLFWLSFFLPALPETMGWILLLDPKYGLLNQGLISTGLISQPIFNIYSFWGIVWAHMGGSVSVKVMLLAPAFRNLDAVLEEASKISGASGAHTFFRIVIPVMMPAILVTTILGLIRSLEAFEIELLLGTPIGLQVYSTKIHELVTWEPPQFAPAMALSTVFLGVLLLMVALQRKYIGKRSYETITGRGFSIRPTPLGKWRWPAFFLVLFFAVFITLVPTTLLVLGTFMKLFGFFNIAEPWTLDNWRATLSDPVLMRSLWNTLAIGIGSGLIGVLFFSVIAYVVVKTRYAGRGLLDFLSWLPWSVPGILLGVALLWTFLQTKIFLPIYGTIYILMIAMVIKSMPFGTQMIKSVLIQLGTDLEEASKVCGATWLHTFRRVVMPLITPAMVTVALVGFISAARDISTVVLLGSGKSRTLSLLMLDFAAGAEFEKATVVAVIIVALVVGAALIARALGGQVGVRE